Proteins encoded together in one Argiope bruennichi chromosome 1, qqArgBrue1.1, whole genome shotgun sequence window:
- the LOC129968622 gene encoding proton-coupled folate transporter-like: protein MEKKDIENGTAEHSADTKPEKAEVNTPLKSDEGNIQYGSVNDKDPLMMASDPEVNICMRVCFCLRSLTIEPIMFLFSFAFVMNLSCLSNMMMNKGCLYKFNYSESVCNNLSNYPSEKKDVEVLANNYSMYYSLVGLIGAFMMVFIAPWSDKYGRKLPLLMAFVGTILGDIGLTLCTYNYESDLFFVVLARIPAELFGGFICILTIIYSHASEVSSRKTRTMKYTFVEISFNLGMALGGLCGGLVYRYYGYFYIYIIGFVLHVMCLPWLLLVVEETTGFNSTATWKEKVSDFFVCESLLKGWKASVRVRENNGRALILLYFASMCVIVLTYESLGSIGFIYVHHIYNWDPTTYNTINTIFSLTTMVVLGASIPILVRIFKVSDFALGLMGVFSMMAKYTFFAFAHYGVYLYYLGNATGYLNGLVPLAVRSSLSKVAERDELGKVFSFLATCEAIVPMVGTVVITKVFNATIDIFPSVSYLMIVGLLLLPLGTFLWAFICLRKSHRMQEEATSVQ from the exons ATGGAGAAAAAAGATATAGAGAACGGCACGGCCGAGCATTCTGCTGACACTAAACCTGAAAAGGCTGAAGTTAATACTCCACTTAAAAGTGACGAAGGAAACATTCAGTATGGAAGTGTCAATGATAAAGATCCATTAATGATGGCAAGTGACCCCGAAGTAAACATATGTATGCGAGTATGCTTTTGCTTGAGGTCTTTAACCATAGAACCGATTATgttcttattttcttttgcattcgTCATGAATCTTTCTTGCTTGTCGAACATGATGATGAATAAAGGTTGTTTGTACAAGTTCAATTACTCTGAAAGCGTGTGTAATAATCTAAGTAATTATCCATCGGAGAAAAAAGACGTGGAGGTACTTGCAAACAATTATTCCATGTATTACAGCCTCGTGGGTCTGATTGGAGCTTTTATGATGGTCTTCATAGCGCCATGGAGTGACAAATACGGGCGAAAGCTGCCATTACTCATGGCCTTCGTAGGAACTATTTTGGGTGACATTGGTCTAACCTTATGCACTTATAATTACGAGTCTGATTTATTTTTCGTTGTCTTAGCAAGAATACCGGCAGAATTATTCGGAGGATTCATTTGTATTTTGACCATCATCTACAGTCACGCTTCAGAAGTGTCGTCAAGAAAAACACGAACTATGAAGTATACATTTGTAGAAATATCATTCAACCTGGGCATGGCACTTGGAGGCCTATGCGGTGGTTTGGTTTATCGCTACtatggatatttttatatatacataattggATTTGTTTTGCATGTCATGTGCCTGCCATGGCTCCTGCTTGTCGTTGAAGAAACAACCGGTTTCAATTCAACTGCAACATGGAAGGAGAAGGTGAGCGATTTCTTCGTATGTGAAAGTTTGTTAAAAGGATGGAAAGCCTCAGTAAGAGTACGAGAAAATAATGGAAGGGCCCTGATTTTGCTGTATTTTGCATCAATGTGTGTGATTGTATTGACTTATGAAt cacTAGGTAGCATTGGTTTTATATACGTTCATCACATATACAATTGGGATCCCACTACCTATAATACCATCAATACCATCTTCAGTCTAACCACAATGGTGGTATTAGGTGCCTCTATTCCTATACTAGTCCGCATATTTAAAGTATCTGATTTTGCTCTGGGACTTATGGGGGTCTTTTCAATGAtggcaaaatatacattttttgccTTTGCCCATTATGGAGTATACCTGTATTACCTAG GAAATGCTACTGGATATTTAAATGGCTTAGTTCCTCTTGCTGTTCGGTCATCCCTTTCAAAAGTCGCAGAACGAGATGAGTTAG gCAAAGTGTTCTCATTTCTGGCCACATGTGAAGCTATAGTTCCTATGGTTGGAACAGTGGTTATCACCAAAGTATTTAATGCAACTATAGACATTTTCCCAAGCGTTAGTTACTTGATGATTGTGGGTCTTCTTCTTCTTCCACTCGGAACGTTTTT